One Euphorbia lathyris chromosome 1, ddEupLath1.1, whole genome shotgun sequence DNA segment encodes these proteins:
- the LOC136210764 gene encoding eukaryotic translation initiation factor 3 subunit B-like: MRYAHPQVKLIDFSPGEKYLVTYSSHEPSNPHDANRIVINIFDVRTGKIMRDFKGSADEFSVGGTGGVAGVSWPIFRWCGGKDDKYFARIGKNMISVHETETFSLVDKKSLKVENVLDFSWSPTDPILALFVPELAGGNQPARVSLVQIPSKEELRQKNLFSVSDCKMYWQSNGDYLAVNVDRYTKSKRTTYTGFELFRIKERDIPIEVLELDNKNDKIIAFAWEPKGHRFAVIHGDSPRPDVSFYSMRTAHNSGRVSKLTTLKGKQANALFWSPAGHYIILAGLKGFNGQLEFFNVDELETMGTTEHFMATDIDWDPTGRYVSTSVTSVHHEMENGFNIWSFNGKPLYRTLKDHFFQFLWRPRPPSFLSPEKEEEIANNLKKYSKKNEAEDQDVSLQLSEQDREKRTKNVTGTEACIETRKAWIQNLKSGFSV; encoded by the exons ATGCGCTATGCTCATCCACAG GTCAAGTTGATTGATTTTTCACCTGGTGAGAAGTACTTGGTTACATATAGCAGTCATGAACCAAGCAATCCTCATGATGCAAAT AGGATTGTCATCAACATCTTTGATGTGAGAACTGGTAAAATTATGAGAGATTTCAAGGGAAGTGCTGATGAATTCTCCGTTGGAGGAACTGGTGGTGTTGCGGGGGTGTCCTGGCCCATTTTTAG GTGGTGTGGTGGAAAGGATGACAAGTACTTCGCTAGAATTGGGAAAAACATGATATCTGTTCATGAAACAGAAACTTTCAGCCTTGTTGACAAGAAATCTTTGAAGGTTGAAAATGTCCTGGACTTCAGTTGGTCACCAACTGACCCAATCCTTGCACTCTTTGTTCCCGAACTTGCTGGTGGAAACCAACCAGCCAGG GTGTCCCTTGTTCAAATTCCTAGCAAAGAGGAACTGAGGCAAAAGAATCTTTTCAGTGTAAGCGACTGTAAGATGTACTGGCAAAGCAATGGTGACTACCTTGCTGTGAATGTTGATCGCTATACAAAATCAAAGAGGACCACATATACAGGATTTGAGCTTTTCCGAATAAAAGAACGAGATATACCCATTGAGGTTCTGGAGCTTGACAATAAGAACGACAAGATCATTGCTTTTGCTTGGGAGCCAAAGGGACACAGATTTGCTGTTATTCATGGTGATAGCCCAAGGCCTGATGTAAGCTTTTACTCAATGAGGACTGCCCACAACAGTGGCAGGGTATCAAAGTTGACCACACTCAAAGGCAAACAGGCAAATGCTCTTTTCTGGTCACCTGCTGGCCACTACATAATTCTTGCTGGACTGAAGGGTTTTAACGGACAGCTTGAATTCTTTAACGTTGATGAGCTTGAGACCATGGGAACAACAGAGCATTTTATGGCCACAGACATTGATTGGGACCCTACTGGAAG GTATGTTTCAACTTCAGTTACTTCAGTTCACCATGAAATGGAAAATGGGTTCAATATCTGGTCATTTAATGGGAAGCCCCTTTATCGGACACTCAAGGATCACTTCTTCCAG TTCTTGTGGCGGCCTAGGCCACCATCCTTCTTGAGTCCTGAAAAAGAAGAGGAGATCGCGAACAATCTGAAGAAGTATAGTAAGAAAAACGAGGCAGAGGACCAAGATGTGTCGCTGCAATTGAGTGAGCAAGATCGCGAGAAGAGGACCAAGAATGTTACAGGCACTGAAGCTTGCATCGAAACAAGAAAAGCTTGGATTCAAAATCTTAAATCCGGTTTCAGTGTTTGA
- the LOC136210765 gene encoding uncharacterized protein produces the protein MKVFDINGNALSLALFVDVTNSKELLDSMQAGTLEPEVAFLNASLIPDVFPVLASAHKTLIAKSRDSLITRTLHSELVYNYSGSKHITESLKRCGISESSTYVLAARFNASLDDMKAVEKLVHGTEIDLEELEGRANQAQILKHYKISGPEAGISSLADAITCRIASRDAL, from the exons ATGAAGGTTTTTGATATCAACGGGAACGCCCTTTCTCTCGCTCTCTTTGTCGATGTCACCAACTCCAA GGAACTACTAGATTCCATGCAAGCAGGGACGTTAGAACCAGAAGTTGCATTTCTTAATGCTTCGCTT ATCCCAGACGTATTCCCTGTTCTAGCTTCTGCGCATAAGACACTTATAGCCAAGTCTCGGGATTCATTGATAACAAGGACACTGCATTCTGAGCTTGTTTATAACTACTCAGGATCTAAACAC ATTACAGAATCCTTGAAAAGATGTGGAATCTCGGAAAGCTCTACATATGTCCTGGCCGCTCGTTTCAATGCTTCTTTAGATGAT ATGAAAGCTGTGGAGAAACTAGTCCACGGTACAGAAATTGATTTGGAGGAGTTAGAAGGAAGAGCGAATCAAGCTCAAATACTGAAG CACTACAAAATTTCTGGCCCAGAAGCAGGGATATCCTCTCTTGCAGATGCTATTACATGCCGTATAGCTTCCCGTGACGCATTATGA